The following are encoded in a window of Sminthopsis crassicaudata isolate SCR6 chromosome 5, ASM4859323v1, whole genome shotgun sequence genomic DNA:
- the PRDM4 gene encoding PR domain zinc finger protein 4 isoform X3, with amino-acid sequence MHPRMNEMNLSPVGMEQLAASSVSNALPVSGSHLGLAASPTHNAIPAPGLPVAIPNLGPSLSSLPSALSLMLPMGIGDRGVMCGIPERNYPLPPPPYPHLESSYFRHILPGILSYLADRPPPQYIHPNSISVDNNPALAVPNNPSALDPYQPGGSVGLEPGIVPMDSRAVGAHGAQSLHPGDGHEVALDSAISMESVSRVTSPISTDGMAAEELTMEGVAGEHSQMPNGSRSHEPLSVDSVGNNLAAEAVGHGGVIPLHGNGLELPVVMETDHMAGRVGGMPEGALADSIHTVAMSTNSVSVALSTSHSLASLESVSLHEVGLSLDPVAVSSITQEVAMGSGHVDVASDNLSFVPPSLQMEDSNSNKENMATLFTIWCTLCDRAYPSDCPDHGPVTFVPDSPIESRARLSLPKQLVLRQSLLVPDVGVWTGETIPVRTCFGPLIGQQSHSMEVADWTDKAANHIWKIYHNGVLEFCIITTDENECNWMMFVRKARNREEQNLVAYPHDGKIYFCTSQDIPPENELLFYYSRDYAQQMGVPEHPDVHVCTCGKECNSYAEFKVHLSSHIQQHLPSQSHGGGGHGPNHSKERKWKCSMCPQAFTSPSKLHVHFMGHMGMKPHKCDFCSKAFSDPSNLRTHLKIHTGQKNYRCALCDKSFTQKAHLECHMVIHTGEKNLKCDYCDKLFMRRQDLKQHVLTHTQERQIKCPKCEKLFLRTNHLTNHLNSHEGKRDYICEKCSKAYLTKYHLTRHLKICKGPASSSSAQEEEEEDESEEEEPGEAIVAEGCRLSGAVYAAEGSK; translated from the exons GATGAACGAGATGAACCTGAGTCCCGTGGGGATGGAGCAGCTCGCTGCATCCTCTGTGAGCAATGCCTTGCCCGTCTCAGGGAGCCACCTTGGCCTGGCCGCCTCACCTACTCACAATGCCATTCCTGCCCCAG GACTGCCCGTTGCAATTCCAAACCTCGGCCCCTCCTTAAGCTCTCTGCCTTCTGCCTTGTCTCTGATGCTCCCGATGGGCATTGGCGATCGGGGGGTGATGTGTGGGATACCAGAGAGGAACTACCCTCTCCCACCCCCGCCGTACCCACACCTGGAGAGCAGCTACTTCAGGCACATCCTACCTG gCATCTTGTCTTACTTGGCCGACAGGCCCCCTCCTCAGTACATCCACCCGAACTCCATCAGTGTGGACAACAACCCCGCTCTGGCTGTCCCCAACAATCCTTCGGCTTTAGACCCTTATCAGCCCGGCGGCAGCGTTGGCCTGGAGCCGGGCATCGTGCCCATGGATTCGCGTGCGGTCGGTGCCCACGGGGCGCAGAGTCTCCATCCTGGGGACGGCCATGAGGTGGCCCTGGATAGCGCCATCAGCATGGAGAGCGTCTCCAGAGTGACCAGCCCCATCTCCACAGACGGCATGGCGGCTGAGGAGCTGACCATGGAGGGGGTTGCCGGGGAGCACTCCCAGATGCCAAACGGCTCCAGGAGTCACGAACCTTTGTCTGTGGACTCAGTGGGGAACAATTTGGCGGCAGAGGCCGTGGGGCACGGGGGCGTGATCCCTCTGCATGGGAACGGCTTGGAGCTCCCCGTGGTCATGGAGACGGACCACATGGCCGGCCGCGTCGGGGGGATGCCCGAGGGCGCCCTTGCCGACTCCATCCACACCGTGGCCATGAGCACCAACTCTGTCAGCGTGGCCCTCTCTACCTCACACAGCCTCGCCTCCCTGGAGTCCGTTTCCCTGCATGAGGTGGGTCTCAGTCTCGATCCAGTGGCTGTGTCCTCCATCACCCAGGAGGTCGCCATGGGGTCAGGCCACGTCGACGTCGCCTCAGACAACCTCTCCTTTGTGCCACCATCCCTGCAGATGGAAGACTCCAACTCCAACAAGGAGAACATGGCGACCTTGTTTACCATAT GGTGCACACTCTGTGACCGAGCCTACCCCTCAGATTGCCCCGACCATGGACCGGTGACTTTTGTTCCAGACAGCCCCATCGAGAGCCGAGCCAGGCTGTCTCTGCCAAAGCAGCTGGTCCTCCGCCAGTCTCTCCTGGTGCCAGATGTGG GTGTGTGGACTGGAGAAACCATTCCTGTTCGGACTTGCTTTGGGCCACTGATTGGCCAGCAGAGTCACTCTATGGAAGTAGCGGATTGGACAGACAAGGCAGCTAATCATATCTGGAAG ATATACCACAATGGGGTCCTCGAATTCTGTATCATTACAACAGATGAAAATGAATGTAACTGGATGATGTTTGTGCGCAAAGCCAG GAACCGGGAGGAGCAGAATCTGGTGGCTTATCCTCACGATGGGAAGATCTACTTCTGCACCTCCCAGGATATCCCTCCAGAGAACGAGTTACTGTTTTATTACAGCCGGGATTATGCCCAGCAGATGG GGGTTCCTGAGCACCCAGACGTGCACGTCTGTACCTGTGGCAAGGAGTGCAACTCCTATGCTGAGTTCAAAGTCCACCTGAGCAGTCACATCCAGCAGCACCTCCCAAGCCAGAGCCATGGAGGCGGCGGCCATGGGCCCAACCACAGCAAGGAGAGGAAGTGGAAGTGCTCCATGTGCCCACAGGCCTTCACTTCGCCCTCCAAGCTCCATGTGCACTTCATGGGCCACATGGGAATGAAGCCCCACAAGTGTGACTTCTGCAGTAAGGCTTTCAGTGACCCCAGCAACCTGCGCACACACCTGAAAATACACACGG GCCAGAAGAACTACAGGTGCGCCTTGTGTGACAAGTCCTTCACCCAGAAGGCTCACCTGGAGTGTCACATGGTcatccacactggggagaagAACCTGAAGTGTGATTACTGTGACAAGCTCTTCATGAGGCGGCAGGACCTCAAGCAGCACGTGCTCACTCACACACA GGAACGGCAGATCAAGTGCCCCAAGTGTGAGAAGCTCTTCTTGAGGACCAATCACTTGACAAATCATCTCAACTCCCATGAGGGAAAGAGGGATTACATCTGTGAAAAGTGTTCCAAGGCCTACTTGACCAAGTACCACCTGACCCGCCACCTGAAGATCTGCAAAGGCCCTGCCTCCAGCTCCTCAGcccaggaggaggaagaagaggatgagtCTGAGGAAGAGGAGCCGGGAGAGGCCATAGTGGCCGAGGGCTGTCGGCTGAGCGGGGCCGTGTATGCTGCTGAGGGGAGCAAGTGA
- the PRDM4 gene encoding PR domain zinc finger protein 4 isoform X1: MSSCREAGLREERPDLMKSSRMNEMNLSPVGMEQLAASSVSNALPVSGSHLGLAASPTHNAIPAPGLPVAIPNLGPSLSSLPSALSLMLPMGIGDRGVMCGIPERNYPLPPPPYPHLESSYFRHILPGILSYLADRPPPQYIHPNSISVDNNPALAVPNNPSALDPYQPGGSVGLEPGIVPMDSRAVGAHGAQSLHPGDGHEVALDSAISMESVSRVTSPISTDGMAAEELTMEGVAGEHSQMPNGSRSHEPLSVDSVGNNLAAEAVGHGGVIPLHGNGLELPVVMETDHMAGRVGGMPEGALADSIHTVAMSTNSVSVALSTSHSLASLESVSLHEVGLSLDPVAVSSITQEVAMGSGHVDVASDNLSFVPPSLQMEDSNSNKENMATLFTIWCTLCDRAYPSDCPDHGPVTFVPDSPIESRARLSLPKQLVLRQSLLVPDVGVWTGETIPVRTCFGPLIGQQSHSMEVADWTDKAANHIWKIYHNGVLEFCIITTDENECNWMMFVRKARNREEQNLVAYPHDGKIYFCTSQDIPPENELLFYYSRDYAQQMGVPEHPDVHVCTCGKECNSYAEFKVHLSSHIQQHLPSQSHGGGGHGPNHSKERKWKCSMCPQAFTSPSKLHVHFMGHMGMKPHKCDFCSKAFSDPSNLRTHLKIHTGQKNYRCALCDKSFTQKAHLECHMVIHTGEKNLKCDYCDKLFMRRQDLKQHVLTHTQERQIKCPKCEKLFLRTNHLTNHLNSHEGKRDYICEKCSKAYLTKYHLTRHLKICKGPASSSSAQEEEEEDESEEEEPGEAIVAEGCRLSGAVYAAEGSK; the protein is encoded by the exons GATGAACGAGATGAACCTGAGTCCCGTGGGGATGGAGCAGCTCGCTGCATCCTCTGTGAGCAATGCCTTGCCCGTCTCAGGGAGCCACCTTGGCCTGGCCGCCTCACCTACTCACAATGCCATTCCTGCCCCAG GACTGCCCGTTGCAATTCCAAACCTCGGCCCCTCCTTAAGCTCTCTGCCTTCTGCCTTGTCTCTGATGCTCCCGATGGGCATTGGCGATCGGGGGGTGATGTGTGGGATACCAGAGAGGAACTACCCTCTCCCACCCCCGCCGTACCCACACCTGGAGAGCAGCTACTTCAGGCACATCCTACCTG gCATCTTGTCTTACTTGGCCGACAGGCCCCCTCCTCAGTACATCCACCCGAACTCCATCAGTGTGGACAACAACCCCGCTCTGGCTGTCCCCAACAATCCTTCGGCTTTAGACCCTTATCAGCCCGGCGGCAGCGTTGGCCTGGAGCCGGGCATCGTGCCCATGGATTCGCGTGCGGTCGGTGCCCACGGGGCGCAGAGTCTCCATCCTGGGGACGGCCATGAGGTGGCCCTGGATAGCGCCATCAGCATGGAGAGCGTCTCCAGAGTGACCAGCCCCATCTCCACAGACGGCATGGCGGCTGAGGAGCTGACCATGGAGGGGGTTGCCGGGGAGCACTCCCAGATGCCAAACGGCTCCAGGAGTCACGAACCTTTGTCTGTGGACTCAGTGGGGAACAATTTGGCGGCAGAGGCCGTGGGGCACGGGGGCGTGATCCCTCTGCATGGGAACGGCTTGGAGCTCCCCGTGGTCATGGAGACGGACCACATGGCCGGCCGCGTCGGGGGGATGCCCGAGGGCGCCCTTGCCGACTCCATCCACACCGTGGCCATGAGCACCAACTCTGTCAGCGTGGCCCTCTCTACCTCACACAGCCTCGCCTCCCTGGAGTCCGTTTCCCTGCATGAGGTGGGTCTCAGTCTCGATCCAGTGGCTGTGTCCTCCATCACCCAGGAGGTCGCCATGGGGTCAGGCCACGTCGACGTCGCCTCAGACAACCTCTCCTTTGTGCCACCATCCCTGCAGATGGAAGACTCCAACTCCAACAAGGAGAACATGGCGACCTTGTTTACCATAT GGTGCACACTCTGTGACCGAGCCTACCCCTCAGATTGCCCCGACCATGGACCGGTGACTTTTGTTCCAGACAGCCCCATCGAGAGCCGAGCCAGGCTGTCTCTGCCAAAGCAGCTGGTCCTCCGCCAGTCTCTCCTGGTGCCAGATGTGG GTGTGTGGACTGGAGAAACCATTCCTGTTCGGACTTGCTTTGGGCCACTGATTGGCCAGCAGAGTCACTCTATGGAAGTAGCGGATTGGACAGACAAGGCAGCTAATCATATCTGGAAG ATATACCACAATGGGGTCCTCGAATTCTGTATCATTACAACAGATGAAAATGAATGTAACTGGATGATGTTTGTGCGCAAAGCCAG GAACCGGGAGGAGCAGAATCTGGTGGCTTATCCTCACGATGGGAAGATCTACTTCTGCACCTCCCAGGATATCCCTCCAGAGAACGAGTTACTGTTTTATTACAGCCGGGATTATGCCCAGCAGATGG GGGTTCCTGAGCACCCAGACGTGCACGTCTGTACCTGTGGCAAGGAGTGCAACTCCTATGCTGAGTTCAAAGTCCACCTGAGCAGTCACATCCAGCAGCACCTCCCAAGCCAGAGCCATGGAGGCGGCGGCCATGGGCCCAACCACAGCAAGGAGAGGAAGTGGAAGTGCTCCATGTGCCCACAGGCCTTCACTTCGCCCTCCAAGCTCCATGTGCACTTCATGGGCCACATGGGAATGAAGCCCCACAAGTGTGACTTCTGCAGTAAGGCTTTCAGTGACCCCAGCAACCTGCGCACACACCTGAAAATACACACGG GCCAGAAGAACTACAGGTGCGCCTTGTGTGACAAGTCCTTCACCCAGAAGGCTCACCTGGAGTGTCACATGGTcatccacactggggagaagAACCTGAAGTGTGATTACTGTGACAAGCTCTTCATGAGGCGGCAGGACCTCAAGCAGCACGTGCTCACTCACACACA GGAACGGCAGATCAAGTGCCCCAAGTGTGAGAAGCTCTTCTTGAGGACCAATCACTTGACAAATCATCTCAACTCCCATGAGGGAAAGAGGGATTACATCTGTGAAAAGTGTTCCAAGGCCTACTTGACCAAGTACCACCTGACCCGCCACCTGAAGATCTGCAAAGGCCCTGCCTCCAGCTCCTCAGcccaggaggaggaagaagaggatgagtCTGAGGAAGAGGAGCCGGGAGAGGCCATAGTGGCCGAGGGCTGTCGGCTGAGCGGGGCCGTGTATGCTGCTGAGGGGAGCAAGTGA